A segment of the Bacillota bacterium genome:
CTTCCTGGCCCAGAACATCCATCCCCGCCTTCCGCGCCCGCCGGCCACGCCCTCTCCTCACCTCCTCCGTGTCAGCGCGGCAATCCCATGGAACTGAGAACAGCGTGCAACTCGGCCTTTTCGTCGTCACTTAAGGGCAACACCGGCAAGCGGCACCCACCGAAATCGAAGCCGCGCCAGCGCAGTCCTTCCTTGACTATGCTGAGGAATTTAGATCCCCCACCCGTCCGCCAGCTCTCAAGGTACGGGCACAGCTTGTGGTAGAGGCTGTGCAACGGCTGCAGCCACTCGAGCGCCGCCTTGATCCCCGCGAAGTCGTTCGCCCTCACTGCCCGGTACAGCGCGAAGACAGGCTCCGGAGCATAAAGAACCACGTTGGAGAAGCAGGCCGTGCACCCCGTAACAAATGAGGACCAGCCAAAATGCAGTTCCCCGCCCATGTTGTTAATGTAGGCCACTTTCCCCTTCAGCGCCCCGCACCGCGTGTAAAACTCCTGGCCGCTCGCAGGCACATCCTTCATGGCCACGAAGTTCTCGTAGCGGGTCAATTCCAGCATCATCTCCAGGGGCATGGAAAAGTTGGTGTACACCGGGTTGTTGTAAATCATGAGCGGGAATCCATCTACCGATTCGAAAATCCTGCGATAGTGAGCAAGGACGCCGGCCGCGTCCGGAGAGCAGTAGAACGGATTGGTTATCATCGCGCAATCCGCGCCAGCATCACGCACTTCACAGACCCGCTGGATAGTCAGATGCGTAGCGGGCTCTACTGCCCCGCCCACCACGGGAGCACGACCGCGCGTCTGTTCAACTGCAGCCCCGATCACCTCAGTCCTCTCCGCGGGACTGAGGGCATAAACTTCTCCGTTGGCTCCAGCCACGAGGAATCCGGCAATGGCCCCGTCCCGGTCCTTTCCGAAAAGGAATTCGATATACTCCTTCAGAGGGCTGACCTCCACATGCTGCTCTTCTCCGCGAAACGGG
Coding sequences within it:
- a CDS encoding dihydrodipicolinate synthase family protein translates to MADYAALRERMDNGVHPILMTPFRGEEQHVEVSPLKEYIEFLFGKDRDGAIAGFLVAGANGEVYALSPAERTEVIGAAVEQTRGRAPVVGGAVEPATHLTIQRVCEVRDAGADCAMITNPFYCSPDAAGVLAHYRRIFESVDGFPLMIYNNPVYTNFSMPLEMMLELTRYENFVAMKDVPASGQEFYTRCGALKGKVAYINNMGGELHFGWSSFVTGCTACFSNVVLYAPEPVFALYRAVRANDFAGIKAALEWLQPLHSLYHKLCPYLESWRTGGGSKFLSIVKEGLRWRGFDFGGCRLPVLPLSDDEKAELHAVLSSMGLPR